The genomic region CATTCTATCTTTGCACCTAGAAAAGGACAGATGAAAGTACACCAGTGTTTTGAGTGTAATGAAACACATTGGCAGGCCTTGCTAGAAATCCTTCACTTATGAATGACAAGGAAACCTCAGTGGCTTGCAGTGGGCTAAAAGCAGTACGCTCCTACAGCACTGCAACAGTTGCACTCTAAAGCAATATAGTTAATCAGCTAACATCAGTGACTAAATTAAGTTAACCGGTTTGCCTGACAGATAGTGGTGTCTTCAGGGCTTTGTTCCAGCAATGAACAGGTAGCTGATTGCCTCAACTAacctgactctgtaccggtaccccatgtatatagcctcgttattttattgttttatttttttacttaagtgtctttaataaatattttaactatatttcttgaactgcattgttggttaagggcttgtaaataagcattttaccataaggtctactacacctgttgtattcagtgcatgtgacaaataacacttGATAATACCAGAGTTCACAAGGCACCTGACCAATTTGACAGACCCAACCCACTGGGCTGGAGTGCATGGAGATTATATTTGCCCAGGTGAAGGTGTGCTCACATATCAATCCATGATGACAGCGATTTGTGTTCCAACCTTGTCACACAGCCATAAGTCATTTGGATAGGTTATTGCCTCGAAATTCTTTCTTCAAGGAAAAACCTTATCATTTTTGCAAAGTACTCCACATGAATCGTGTTCTGGCCTCTAGACAATGGGTGAATGTTAACATCTGGGGATTTTGCAAGTTCATGCACAACAAATTGGGTTGACAACAGACCTTACCTGTCAGCAATGTGTTCCAGTTTATTGAATAATGAAGGTATTGCTTCCAGAACTGACTACTGGTCCATGTACAAAATGTTGAACACAGCTGTTCAGAGAAACAAACTTTTGGTAGCTATAAACAAAGTTTAGGGCGATTGGATACAGCTGGTTGCAAGCAAAGAGTGAGCCATAACCATATAGCTTGCACAGTCCAAGAGGCAAACTTGAAACTGCATAGGGAGACCTGTCAACAAGCCAGATAGTCAGCAACTCAATTGAACCATTCCAGGGAAATAAACTCAACTGCATAGAAACTCACGTTTTGTGGCATTGATGAGATTCTTTCCATCCTTGTAGAGTTCCTTGATAAATCTGTTGGTTTTGTCCAACTCTGCTTCGTGTGCCTTTATTTTCTCCCTGAAAACGGGACTGTCCAGGTAGCATTCGCTAAACTCCAACGGGTGTAATCCCATGTctttaacgttagctagttagctaggtcagCTAGCTAGCATAAGAAGCTGTAAAGCTGCTTTATAAAAACCACGCACTAACTAGTTAGCCACCACCAACAAGTTGCTTGGTGTCAAgcgaaaaaaaagtatatttaaccaaccaaaaacagatttttagggTGAGCAACTAGCTTGTGCTGTCCTCTAACACGTTAGCTACGTTTTGCTAGCTAGTGTTCCCAAATCATAACGTGTTGGCTAACTACAGCTATTTCAATAAGTAACTTGGCTAGCATGTTACGAGTAGTTGAAACTGAGCATTGCATTCCTACATTAGCAACTATTTTGTTAGAGCTTGTTCAAGAGTAACAGCAAACCATTATTTAGGTCGGAAAAACTCAGTATATTCTTGTATCAATCCAAGTTGTAGTCCACGTCGTCCAACATAGACATTCAATTGACAGGCGAAAGGAGAAACTCCTATTTGACAAGTAGGCGTTGAGCGCAAGCCCTCCTCCCCAGACGCGGGATAGGGCGTTTATCCATTTGGCTTCCACCCACCTTCTGATTAATTCATACATTTGCCAACAAtgtaaaatatttacattttctACAAAATACATACTTATAATACATCTAGCCGGTGACCGTTTTTTATTATAATATTTCAGACGCTCTAATTTGATTTTCTTCACTCAGAACATCCACAACTTTACACAATGGAATCATGAAATATATCTTTGTTCCTACCCGTACTTATTTACTCAACGGACATGTGCCGCAGTTCTTATTATACCtaagacagtacagtataaagataggcagaaactgctacaccaatagaaatccccgatcacgCTTTGTAGGCTAGCTAAACTCATGAGTAGAACGCGTCATCGGGTACAACGGTCGTTTCGCGCCAAACTGCGCATGtccaggccgtcaaatcaaagggactccttcgatataaagttgtttttgacaaaaatgaagacgtgtcagtttgtcacgtTCGCGAGGTTAGATTAAGCATGTTCAACTACTTGAGACATTGTCTTccatctaggttgtgcctttagatttcgaaAAGATTAACAGCTAAGGAATAATTTTTCACTTCTCTTATTGATTTCTCAAAACCCAAACCCCGGCCTGGTATGTTGGTCTGCttcgcaagcgttcccggaagtctgGCGATGTTGagtctctgggtttagaaactcttaTAATACTTCACTGTCAGTGGTCTTCAGCTAACGGCGCTATCAGATGTTGCTAGCTCTACATTTTATACTGTTAATGTCATCATCGTTTATAGCGTTACTCTTGTATTTAAATGCACGATTGTGTGATACATATATAGTAAGTCATCAACATCACTGCAAATGAAGTTTTACACATAATCTGCTGGCTATAGTTAGCTACTACTGTATGTTAACTAGCTAAGTTAGCGACTAGTTTTGAAAAGAATACccagtagttaactagtgatATTGCATGATGAACACAACACTGCTAGTTGGCTATACTCTTTTATCATTTGGTGTGGCATTTTGCACCGATAGTCTAGACTTGTATAATTTAAACGTTAGCTTGCAACCACAATTTCCGCTGCACACTTACAACCACACAGCAACACAACACCTCTTGATAATGACATTGTAGCTAGTTATGTAATTATCAAACTAAACCGCTCATCAGTGTGATGAATGTTGTGTGGCTATGTGTTTATGTTTCTGTGTGTTCCTAACATATGTGGTCTCCTAACTTCCTGTGTGATAGGAATGCCCAACACCAGCACCAGGCCTAAGCGTGGCAGACGGAACCGTCGGGTGCCCAGGGAGGACCCTGCCAGGAATGAGCTGGTGTCCAGGTCACTGGAGAGTGCCCAGCAGTGTCTGTTCAACCAAGACTATGGGACTGCCTTTGTGCACTACCTTCTCGTCCTCAACCTGGCCCCTGTGCTGAAGGACTTTGCCAGTGTGGGTAGCAAAGGAAACCCTGTAGGCCAGggctcttcaaccctgttcctagagtgctaccctcctgtaggttgtTACTAACCTGATTTaatttatcaaccagctaattattagaatcaggtgcgctataTTAGGgatggagcgaaaacctacaggacggtatctctccaggaacagggttggagagccctgctgtaggCTATACACCATTCAGCCTGTCTGACAATTGACATTCCCTTTGaactttcagatttttttttttattacatttgtatttgttttcacatacaccagataggtgcaatgaaatgtgttattttacagggtcagccatagtagtatggtgcCCCTTTAGCAAATTAGGGTAAAGTGCCTTGCCCAATGGCAAATGAGATTTTCTAACCTTGTTggctcgggtattcaaaccaATGActcttcggttactggcccaacgctctaaccgctaggctacattTCGTTTTGAAGTTGAACTGTGTATTCTCTCTGCACGTTATAATATGAATGTTTACCACTGAAGGAAAAAGACAAGTGATTTATTTTGTAGATTAGTCCAATACATCACCAATAAAGTTTTtataatgtgtgttttttttgtgtgtgttttcaggagTCCTTTAGGTTCACTCTGTTCAAATGGGCAGATGAGCTTGACTCTCTGGGGCGCATCCAGGACCTGTTTGACTGCTACGAACAGGCTCTGGAGCTCTTCCCTACTGATGAGGTCATCATCAACAGCATGGGGGAACACCTGTTCAGGTAGCCCTCACTCAACAGTCTGACCGGTGTCTTGTCTGTAGGCTTGGGAACTGGGAAGACTACTAGTCAGGTTTACTAGGTACTATTGTACCTTAGGTTGTGCTCAATACCGGATCAAGACAATAGTTATCTTTTCTTTCATGTCTTGCCAATGAATTGTTTGTTTGCATGCAGTGGTTGAACTAGCCAGACAGCGCTGTGTCCTAGTAAATGTGTCACAGTATTCTTAGGTTGCTCACAATTGTTCCATTCCAATCTTCCATGCACGCTCCAGAATGGGATTCAGGGATGAGGCCGCTGGTCATTTCCACAAGGCCCTGAAGCTGAAGCCGGACTACCCTGAGGCCAAGGAGAATTTCTACCGCGTGGCCAACTGGCTGGTGGAGCGCTGGCACTTCCTGATGCTCAACGATCGCAGGAGGAACCACAAGTACCAGCAGGCCATCCAGAAGGCTGTTGAGGGAGGCTGCAACACTGTGTTAGATATAGGCACAGGGACAGGTATCCTCGGGTGAGATTTCTTTCTGCCTATTacagttaaagggatagttcatcaAATGAAAAAATTACATATTGCTTTCCTTAACCTGCAAGAGGTCTTTGGACATTTGTGCCGCAAATGCTAAAAGTGTAGCATTTGGAAATAGTGCCAGCCACTGCCAGtaaaactaaaccaaagcatggattgctgtcataccttgtacaTTCCTTACAGGGTAAGGACACCAATGTCATTTTGTAGTTTGGGTGAGCTATCCTTTTAAGTGCATCCTTTGTTTTATTACAGTGGCTATGTTATATAAAGAATTAGGTTAAAGTTTTACAATCTTAATGGTTAGTATCTGTCCCAGAGAAATCTACACAGCTCTGTTAAAAACACTAACTGTCATGGCTGTGGTCTGTCCATTTCTATTTGTTTGTTACTGCTTGTAATCCTTGTTCCTCTCCGGTCTCTCTATGGACAGAATGTGTGCTAAGAAGGCAGGGGCGGCTGAGGTGTATGCCTGTGAGCTGTCCAAGACCATGTACGAACTGGCCTGTGAGGTGGTCACCGCTAACGGAATGAACGGACGCATCAAGATCCTCCATATGAAGTCGCTGGAGATGGAAGTGCCTAAAGACATCCCTAAGAGGTGACCTTTCACCTTCCCTCTTACACTGACATCTGTATGGGCCAGTTTCCTGGAcatagattaagcctagtcctggactaaaaagacATGGAGACTCTCCATTGAGCATGGGCATCAGTCCAAGACTTAATTTAACCCCGTACAATGTCAAGACGGCAGAGTCGCTGTCCGtcttccaaaaacatctgaaaccctacctcctTTAAAGAGTATCTTGAATAAATTCCATGTCCTctcccaaaataaaatacaaataatgcacttgtcttttcctactagAACTGACTATGCTGATAActactttgttgagggaaaatgtacttgctacgattgtgatgtgttgtctcacctagcttactttaagatgaatgcactaatgtaagtcgctctggataagagcttcggCTTAATTACTAAAATGTGGCCTGGAAACTGTCCCTATGCGTCCTCCTAATGTGTATGTACCGTTTGTGTGATGTGTTTTCTGTGGTAGGGTATCGCTGGTTGTCACCGAGACTGTGGATGCCGGCCTATTTGGTGAAGGTATTATAGAAAGCCTTATACACGCCTGGAATCATCTGCTTTTGCCTCCACAGGTAATTAACTAGCATAGGCAGCCATTTTGAGGATTGATTTTGTGTTCATACTGAGTTCCAACACTGTAGTGAATACAAGCCACCCTTTAGTGCAAGTCTGAAAGCATTACCATGATTAGTGAGTAACATGAATTAGTTTTAGTGTTGATTATTTATTTCCCAACACTTTCTCATAACATTTTCAGTTTCATTACAACCGTGGATTTAGATGCCAGTCATGTTCATGTTTTTCATTCATTTAACAGGAttgtctgtctctcaattcaacgCAATTGATCGCAAAGTAATCTTCAAAAGAGGCTTTACCTATATTTTTGTGTCACAATCACAATTGTAAAACATGATTATGGAGCATCAATCCTCTTTATATTAAATGTCCTTTTTCCAGCCAAATCCTTTGTTTATTGGCAAGAGATTAATCCAAAATCATTTTAAAGGTTACAGTAGGAGGCTACAGTGCCAATCAACCACCTTCCTCAATATCATAATGCTGCAGCCAATATAGGTCAACAGTGCCATCTATGGTCTCAATGCGATACTACAtttgaggtaaaaaaaaagaagaaaaaggatagaTGAAAATCCTTTACATAAAGATTCCCTACAGACAAGTGCATTTAGTAAACATATAATATAAATTGCAACAACAACCGAAATCCTATTATAGCAAAGTTAATGGCATGAGGCCTGATGTATGAAGACGTGAAGGCTCACTTCCTGCTCCTGCAGAGCACCCAGGACCCGTCCAGGCCTCCCTCCCAAACAGGCCGGGTCATCCCTGCCGGAGCCACTGTGTTTGGAATGGCTGTCCAGTGCCTGGAGATCCGCCGCCATCACAGGTGACCTGTCCCTCTGTTGTTAATAAAGCCTAACTTAAGTCAGTCAGACGTTGTTCTTCAATGATGGATTTAGTTGTATCATTTATTTTGCTCGTTTCACCCTCAATGCCTCAGCATTTAGAACAGTAGACCAAACATCAACAAGTTCAACATGTTGTTCACCTTTTCGTGTCCTTATCTGTTGGAATATTTCATTGTCGACATGGAACAACAGCTGAAGGCCATATGTCCCtggagagtggtgtgtgtgtgtatgtgtaaacaGACACCGGTGTTAATATTCATGTCATACCATCTATTTATAACCATGTGCCtgcaggctgtgtgtgtctgaggtggGAGGCCTGGCCACGGCTGCAGCCGGAGAGctccacagcccagtaagctgcaGCTCAGAGGATGACTCCACAGAGCCCTACACCACAGAGAGACTGAGCAGACTGCCTGGAGGCTACACGCCCCTCACTGAACCCTTCAATGCCCTGGACATAGACTTCAACAACGTGCAGGTCAGCGGCAGTAGAGCGTCTTTATGTGTACATAGATAACGTATAAACCAGAATTACATCTCCACGGGGAACTGTTAGTTATTATCAACAACTACGACTTACAGCCTCACagttgcattgctgtgtgtagatTCTGTATATTGATAACGAAACAATATCTCGTATGTCAAAAGCCTCATACACTCTCAAGCTTTTCAAAATCGAACAAGCTCGTTAGCGTGATGTTTGGCTATAGGTTCCAAGAATACAAGAGCcgtgattgtgttatgctatgcTAACTGTACCCCAGGAGCTGGAGGGTCTGTGCTCCAGGGAGGTGAGCCGGGTGCGTCTACCTGTAACTGGGGAGGGTCTGCTGGACGCCCTGGCCGTGTGGTTCCAGCTCCACCTGGACCAGGAGAGTAGCCTGTCCACCGGCCCTAAGGAGGACACCTGCTGGGAGCAGGCCATCTACCCCGTTCAGACACCACACAGTAGGATCATTTATATAAGacgtgtatatacactgagtgtacaaaacattaggaacaccttcccttttgccctcaggacagcctcaattcgttggggcatggactccgtaagatgtcgaaagtgttccacagggatgctggcccttgttgactccaatgcttcccacagttgtcaagttggctggatgtcctttgggtggtggaccgttctttatacacacaggaaactgttgagtgtgaaaaacccatcagTGTTTCAGTTCTACCATACCCCATTGAAAgggacttaaatcttttgtcttgccctttcaccctctgaatggcacacgtacacaatccatgtctcaaggtttaaatATCCTCCTGCACTTCATCAGCACcggtttgaagtggatttaacaagtgacctcaataagggatcaacgctttcacctggattcacctggtcagcctgtgtccctcaaactcaactctggaccttgaagccggttccactgctttttttcaTTGTTCTCCTCTAAtcagactgatttagacctgggacaccaggcgtgtgcaatgaattatcaggtagaacagaaaaccagtaggctctgaacctcgtagggtaagagttgagtacccctggtctatttgatggaaagagcaggtgttcataatgttttgtacactcagtgcctATACACATGCAGTGAGGTAGTATATTTAGACAACTGCACACTACTCCTCTGTAGGAGTATGATGTAGTGTTGCAGTGCGTAGGGAGCACTGCGTAGGGAGCAGTGTGTATAAACATCTCTACATAGAGCCCTTCTCATCATACAGTAGAGATGCACAGAATGCACTGTAGAGACTGATCAAGTTCTACACAGATTCTCCTGACATCCACTCAGAACAACTATTGCAGTAATAAATTACACCTATATTACATACTGCACATAATATATACAAATGGTGTTCTTGCATATTCCGCTGTAATATTTGTCCCCTTTTGATGTTTGCAATGCAATTCCCCATTCAGTCAAACGGGGGCAGTAGGTTACATATAGAAGAAACCTATTCCATTGAAGACAGTAGGCAATGACCTGAAGACAACTTACACTGTAACCTCAAGGCTGTTATTGGTTGTCTTTGGTTTTCCTAGCTGGATTCCACAACCATGAACATTCAAATGGATTGAATGAATTCTACGCAAATAGGCTTGACCTTTGTCTGCAAACAATTCTGTACTCCTTTATCCTGTCAGGCTATTGTGCTCCTTCCAGACGTAGAACAACAAAGTGAAGTTGTGGCGTTGTCATTGAGATGCACCATCATTCAGCTGCCGAGCTCAGTGTTTCTGTACAGCAGTGTTGCTAGTTGACAGGGGCAGCGTCCAGGGACCCGCCAGACACCATTCCTGCTATTTTTCCCGGTGATCATCCGTTTCCCGGCTGCCGTGGCGACAGACGGGTGCACCGGGATCGCCTGTGACACTCTTTAGTGTTCATGAATCTCTTGTAGGCTCTACATATGTATTTTCCCCAAACGCCCCCTGACAACGACAAGCCACACGCTGACGTGATGACACAAACAGATGTTATTCCTACAggaatctctctctgtctctctgtctccctccctaacCTGAATCTCATTTCCCTCGCTCCCCTGCTCctacccctcttcctctcccgctTTCTTTTTGTGCATTGACAAAGCATCTTGTTCCATGCCAGTTCTGTTTTACTTATTGTTGTGGTTCATGAATAAACAGTAATGTGTGCAACAAGGCcttataaaaaaagaaagaaatcaaCTTGTTACTTATGATATGCCAAGAATTTGTTCGTCATTTGCAATTTTACGTGCTTTATTTATTGGACTTAAAAAAGGGTCACACACTTCAAAACAAATGTACATACAGTGAATAtataaaacattatgaacacctgctctttccatgacacagactgaccaggtgaatccaggtgaaagttatgatcccttattgatgtcacttgttaaatctacttcaatcagtgtagatgaaggggaggaaacaggttaaagaattgagacatggattgtgtatgtgtgccatggGCAAAATATTTAAGTGATGGTGCAACGCGTTGGAGGGTTGTTTATTCAATGTCAATAGGTTTGTATCTGTCCTTCTTCAAATGAACCATAAAATGAAATGTCTCGTCAGATTTTCCCCTGAGGCCTGGTGACGAGCTCATCGTGGAGATCTCCTGCCGGGACGCCTACCTGAGACTCTGCAGCGTTGCCGTGGCGAGAGACGGACGAGAGTTCTGTCTAGACGACTGTCTGGATCCAGACAAACCTAGAAACAACCCAGGCCCGAGCGGCAATCCCAACCCAAGCCTTAACGCCGAGGCAGAACTGTGCAGCGCCCTAGCTTGCCTcgggacagagcagagcagtggaCCTCGAGACTACACCATGCTGGAGTGTGCTGAAATGGCCCTCCTCAACAACCAGCCCTACCACGATAGTTTCCGCAGGGCACTGGCTAAACTCATCACCAACCTGAAGGATGCTCGTTCGGTCCAGGGTCCCAGCCAGGGTGAAGGGTTAGAGGTTATGCCTCTCACTGACCCCCCCAGtggccctatggaccctggtcccgACCCCTTCTACGTGCTGGACGTGTCCGAGGgcttctctgttctctccctcaTGGCAGCCAGTCAGGGCCAGGTGAAGGCCTATAGTTCGGTAGAGAAGACCCAGCACCAGGCGGTGCTCAGGAGGCTGGCCAGGGCCAACGGTGTCCCAGAGGAGGCTCTCGAGTTCTGGCTGAACCAGGTGGAGGACGAGCAGGCGGTGCTCCAAAGACCCTCCAGGGAGAAGCTGTGGAGCGCCATTATATTAGACTGTGTGGAGACCTGTGGCTTAGTGAGGCAGAAGCTGATGGAGAAAGCCACCCTAGCCAGGTAGGAAGATGAAGTGCTGCTGGGAAAGGTAGTTTTGGTAGTAACCGGGTAGTATGTATGAAGTGCTGGTGAAATTTGATAGTGTTTTAGGAATGAGGTGGGATTGTGGATCATATTGCAGCATCTCGAATGTTGATATTGaatcttcagtgttgtcacattgGAAGAATCTGTCCCTTTTTGTACAATTGTTTGATTGTTTTGGTGGGGTCCATCCATGGCAGGTGCCTGCTGGAGGACGGCGGTCAGATCTTCCCAGAGAGAATAGTGGTGTACGGGATGCTGGTGGAGTCTGACACCCTGCTGCTGGAGAGTGCTGTCCAGGGCCAGGAGCCTACACTGGGCTTCAACATCGCCCCGTTCATCAACCAATTCACTGTGAGTTACTGACACACCTCCCCAGATCCGCTGCATGCATACTGTATCTCACCACCTGCCTTGCATATGTCGTCACTAGGGCCTGAGGTTTTAATGATTTAGTTAAGCAGTAAGGCCagaggggttgtggtatatggccaagggctgttcttatgcacgatgcaacacgaagtgcctggatacagcccttagctgtggtatgttTGCCagataccacaaacccccgaggagcCTTATTGCAATTGTAAACTGGTTATTAGAGCAGTAAATatgaatgttttgtcatacctgtggtatagtctgatataccacagctttcagtgAATCAGCATTCAGGCCTCAAACCACAccgtttatttatatatatatatatatatctctttacACCGTGTACAAAACAATAGCaacaccagctctttccatgacagactgaccaggtgaatccagttgaaagctatgatcccttactgatgtcacttattaaatccaatcagtgtagatgaaggggaggagacaggttaataagggatttttaagccttgagacaattgagacatggattgtgtatgtgtgccattgaggatgaatgaagacaaaatattgaagtgcctttgaactgggtatggtagtaggtgccaggcgcactgatttgagtgtgtcaagaactgcaacgctgctgggtttttcgcACTCAATCGTTTCCcgagtgtatcaagaatggtccaccacccaaaggacatccagccaacttgacacaactgtgggaagcattggagtcaacgtgggccagtccatgccctgacgaattgaggctgttctgagggcaagcaccatgctctaccaacagagctacagaggaccgagTCCGGTCACATTGTCAGGAAAACCTCCTGGCTGTAGTCACACTCCCCAGCTCTAAATGTTCATGCACTATACTCTGATAACTAACAAAGTCCTATAGTAAATTTACTGCATGGTTAGGGGGAAAAGTATGGTCAACTCAGAAATTCATTCTACGTGACACAACTCCCAAGCCTTTCTCGCTCAACATGTCTCCTCTCATATCTGGTATTCCCTCTCATGTCACTGATGCAATAGTCATAGTATTGACAGCTGCCTCAATGTTCTTTGTACCTTGCATCATTCTTCTGATTCAAAGAACAGGCTCCTGAGACACACCAACATGTTGCCTGAGGGTTGTAACATCTTCACTCAAGATGGCTACTAACATAtaatccccccccaaaatattCTGGCGAAAGCTAAACGTTGTTTTCTTATAGTTTCTTTCGCAGTACTGTTAGTGGTTCTTGGTCTTCCGTATTGCAGTTGAGCTCAAGTGAACTAATTTGAAAGGGCACAATAAGTTTAAACTGACCTTTTTACTGTGCTTTTTTTAAGTCAATATATGTTTTAAAAACCCATTTTGCTTGCAATGCAACCTTCTACGTTGAGACTTCTCATGTTTTCTTTTATCTGGCTTTCCGTCCGTATTACGGGGAGCTGAGAAATCCTTTTAAGTCGtctgtcttttccggtgtcttgTTGGCGCTCTAATTTTCGGCGTTGGCTCCCGCGGGACGGCAGTTTGTTTAAACAGATGTTGTCTCCGAAGAACTCAGACAAGGGCACGCCGTAGCGCGACTGTCACGCTGGGGAAAAGCATTCACGCGGCTTCACGTAAGGACATCCCTACCTGGATCCATCGGTAAGCATTACATCAATGACATCAAACGGAGAGCGGCGGAGACACCGGGAGCTGTGACAGGGAGGAGGCGGCGGCGGCATTCGTTTGTTCTCCGTGACAGTGACACTCCCGCTCTGTCGCTTGATGAGAACTCTCCTCCTGCTTTCTAGAGTGTAGCGGTGCAGCAGGTCACATGATGCACATGACTCTAAAAGAGTTCTAAGAGTTGGAGATTTAGTTAAAAACACCTGACAACAAACTAGCTGGAGAGGTTTGGGAAATACTGAACTAGACTACATGGACTGCCTTGTTATTCTGTTTAAAGGGGTTGAATTAGTCTCAGATGTAGGGTTGTATAGATGTCCGTTGAGTGGACATCTAATATGGAACAATGATATGATCTCTCTCCTTCCTAGGTTCCAGTCCATGTGTTTCTGGACTTGTCCACTCTGCAGTGTAGACATCTCAGTGACTCTGTAGAACTCTTTATCCTGGACCTCATGAACACCAACGCCAACTATACCAACAGAGACGTCAAGGTAAAGACCCAACCCGACAGATTCATTTAGTTATAGATACATTATCAGATATTGTCTGAAACATTCATATAAAAATAGCATGGTAAATGGCACCATTGTCTGCTTACACATTATACTGAGGATAACACTGAGTTGCCAGATCCCTTGGCAGTGTCAGTACTTCCACTGAGCTGTGGCCCTGACCAtagaaataaactcagcaaaaaaaagaaacatctctttttcaggaccctgtctttcaaagataattcataaaaatccaaataacttcacagatcttcattgtaaagggtttaaacactgtttcccatgcttgttcaatgaaccataaacaattaatgaacatgcacctgtgaaacGGTCGTTAATGGTGgtagatggtaggcaattaaggtcacagttatgaaaacttaggacactaaagaggcctgtctactgactctgaaaaacaccaaaagaaagatgcccagggtccctgctcatctgcgtgaacgtgccttaggcatgctgcaaggaggcatgaggactgcagatgtggccagggcaataaattgcaatgtccgtactgtgagacgcctaagacagcgctacagggagacaggacagacagctgatcatcct from Salmo trutta chromosome 11, fSalTru1.1, whole genome shotgun sequence harbors:
- the LOC115202229 gene encoding protein arginine N-methyltransferase 9, giving the protein MPNTSTRPKRGRRNRRVPREDPARNELVSRSLESAQQCLFNQDYGTAFVHYLLVLNLAPVLKDFASESFRFTLFKWADELDSLGRIQDLFDCYEQALELFPTDEVIINSMGEHLFRMGFRDEAAGHFHKALKLKPDYPEAKENFYRVANWLVERWHFLMLNDRRRNHKYQQAIQKAVEGGCNTVLDIGTGTGILGMCAKKAGAAEVYACELSKTMYELACEVVTANGMNGRIKILHMKSLEMEVPKDIPKRVSLVVTETVDAGLFGEGIIESLIHAWNHLLLPPQSTQDPSRPPSQTGRVIPAGATVFGMAVQCLEIRRHHRLCVSEVGGLATAAAGELHSPVSCSSEDDSTEPYTTERLSRLPGGYTPLTEPFNALDIDFNNVQELEGLCSREVSRVRLPVTGEGLLDALAVWFQLHLDQESSLSTGPKEDTCWEQAIYPVQTPHNFPLRPGDELIVEISCRDAYLRLCSVAVARDGREFCLDDCLDPDKPRNNPGPSGNPNPSLNAEAELCSALACLGTEQSSGPRDYTMLECAEMALLNNQPYHDSFRRALAKLITNLKDARSVQGPSQGEGLEVMPLTDPPSGPMDPGPDPFYVLDVSEGFSVLSLMAASQGQVKAYSSVEKTQHQAVLRRLARANGVPEEALEFWLNQVEDEQAVLQRPSREKLWSAIILDCVETCGLVRQKLMEKATLARCLLEDGGQIFPERIVVYGMLVESDTLLLESAVQGQEPTLGFNIAPFINQFTVPVHVFLDLSTLQCRHLSDSVELFILDLMNTNANYTNRDVKVQASASGRVTAVPFWYQIHLNEEISVSTFNQDSHWKQAAVVLHQPLAVREGDWVRLAVTLQKSSISISASIEEEAGETGTVDSVRESAQ